The proteins below are encoded in one region of Methanothrix sp.:
- a CDS encoding ABC transporter permease yields MRCEVQASRTKLSLLSNPGALVFLAFLMMAFFAPHLAPHDPWKRYEPYLGPSWDHPLGTNDMGNDILSEIIFGSRVSLGVGLGSAIIATLIGTIVGASAGYFRGWVDDILMGITDIFLMIPQIPLVIVVAAFLKPSSITITLIMGLLWWTSLARIVRARVLQVREMAFVEAAKVTGFSDMHIILTDVLPNTIHVIMPKFMLTVASAMIAEASLSFLGLGDPNSKSWGMIINFAFSRGGFLNGCWWWYMPPGICITLSVLSLVTMSLMLEERRGVHVASPGA; encoded by the coding sequence ATGAGATGCGAAGTGCAGGCATCACGCACGAAATTATCATTGCTATCGAATCCAGGAGCTCTGGTATTTCTTGCATTTCTGATGATGGCGTTCTTCGCCCCCCACCTCGCCCCACACGATCCCTGGAAGCGGTATGAGCCTTACCTGGGTCCGAGCTGGGATCATCCTCTTGGAACGAACGACATGGGCAATGACATCCTGTCCGAGATCATATTCGGCTCTAGGGTTTCTCTCGGCGTCGGTCTTGGATCTGCGATCATCGCCACCCTGATAGGCACCATCGTTGGCGCATCTGCCGGCTACTTCAGGGGATGGGTGGATGATATTCTCATGGGTATCACGGACATATTTCTAATGATACCCCAGATACCTCTGGTGATTGTGGTTGCCGCATTCCTGAAGCCGAGTTCTATAACCATAACCCTGATAATGGGCCTGCTCTGGTGGACCTCGCTCGCCAGGATCGTGCGCGCCAGGGTTCTCCAGGTGAGGGAGATGGCATTTGTGGAGGCTGCGAAGGTCACGGGTTTCTCTGATATGCACATAATTCTTACAGATGTTCTCCCAAATACAATTCACGTGATCATGCCCAAGTTCATGCTGACAGTCGCCTCAGCGATGATCGCCGAGGCCTCATTGTCATTTCTGGGGCTTGGGGATCCGAACTCGAAGAGCTGGGGGATGATAATAAACTTCGCGTTCTCCAGGGGTGGTTTCTTAAATGGATGCTGGTGGTGGTACATGCCCCCTGGGATATGCATAACGCTCTCGGTTCTCTCACTTGTGACCATGAGTCTCATGCTTGAGGAGAGGAGGGGCGTGCATGTCGCTTCTCCAGGTGCGTGA
- a CDS encoding ABC transporter permease has translation MKLARYAISLFIILSLNFAIPRAMPGDTLTNLLGEDVILSGDLVQEIRREMGLDLPLREQYLMYWKNLMHLDLGYSYHFHSAVLPLVVERMKWTLLLAAPPVIIGALLGTLLGALAGWREGPSSRLQTLVFLIIYSTPPYFLALMSLYIFGFHLGWVPMKGFYSTGSAWNIIHHIILPVILMSLFSASRNHMIMRGSVIQERQMLYALYARAKGLYDTQILFRHVFRNAALPIITLIALDFGFIFSGALFIEMVFSMRGMGNLIYSALLYRDYPVLQGSFLIITIMVITANMIADVLYGILDPRVRSR, from the coding sequence ATGAAGCTCGCCAGGTATGCGATCTCGCTCTTTATTATACTCTCGCTGAACTTCGCCATACCGAGGGCGATGCCCGGCGATACCTTGACAAATCTCCTGGGCGAGGATGTGATTCTCAGCGGTGATCTTGTACAGGAGATCAGGAGGGAGATGGGTCTGGATCTGCCCCTGAGAGAGCAGTATCTGATGTACTGGAAGAACCTGATGCACCTAGATTTAGGCTATTCCTACCACTTCCACTCTGCAGTTCTGCCGCTCGTTGTGGAGAGAATGAAATGGACGCTGCTTCTCGCAGCTCCTCCTGTGATCATCGGAGCTCTTCTTGGAACGTTGCTTGGAGCGCTTGCCGGCTGGAGGGAGGGACCCAGCTCGAGATTGCAGACTCTTGTCTTTCTAATCATCTACTCCACTCCTCCGTATTTTCTGGCGCTGATGTCTCTATACATATTTGGTTTTCATCTCGGCTGGGTCCCTATGAAGGGGTTTTACAGCACAGGTTCTGCCTGGAACATAATTCATCATATCATTCTCCCTGTGATCCTGATGAGCCTCTTCTCAGCCTCCAGAAACCACATGATCATGAGGGGCAGCGTGATACAGGAGCGCCAAATGCTGTATGCACTGTATGCGAGAGCCAAGGGGCTGTATGACACCCAGATCCTGTTCAGGCACGTATTCAGAAATGCAGCTCTGCCGATAATAACGCTGATCGCACTGGACTTCGGCTTCATATTCAGCGGGGCGCTGTTCATAGAGATGGTATTCTCGATGCGCGGGATGGGCAACCTCATCTACAGCGCGCTTCTCTACCGGGATTATCCGGTGCTGCAGGGCTCCTTTCTCATAATAACCATAATGGTGATAACAGCGAACATGATCGCGGATGTGCTCTACGGCATTCTCGATCCAAGGGTGAGGAGCCGATGA
- a CDS encoding class I SAM-dependent methyltransferase translates to MSVWVDRWREFIQKTSYIRHLKERNISNDQFWREYDVYDEILGLMDYPGKVLERISFLIHPGSTVLDIGAGTGAFAIPLSRTAGKVIALDPSEHQLQVLTRKANGINNIITICDTWPDAEITERIDYTLAAYSLFHEDILAFLSRMIAISHSGVFIVFRADPPDPLNDFAYGPKPHLDYRCLQSILREMGHDFDIELFPRDYRLPIKYVLKQYRYSERSPDEIVEYLRSTGRLDEEMKVRFQSTDALLYTLREAES, encoded by the coding sequence ATGAGCGTGTGGGTGGATCGATGGAGGGAGTTCATTCAGAAAACAAGCTACATTCGCCATCTGAAAGAGCGGAACATTTCGAACGACCAGTTTTGGAGGGAGTACGATGTCTACGATGAGATTCTGGGGCTGATGGACTACCCTGGAAAGGTCCTCGAGAGGATCTCCTTCCTCATCCATCCCGGCTCCACCGTTCTCGATATAGGGGCAGGTACAGGCGCCTTCGCCATTCCCCTTTCCAGAACTGCAGGGAAGGTCATCGCTCTGGATCCATCTGAGCACCAGCTGCAGGTTCTGACGAGAAAGGCCAATGGTATCAATAACATCATAACCATATGCGATACGTGGCCGGATGCGGAGATCACGGAGAGGATCGATTACACGCTTGCAGCATACAGCCTCTTCCATGAGGACATATTGGCATTCCTCAGCAGGATGATCGCTATATCGCATTCAGGGGTATTCATAGTGTTCCGTGCTGATCCTCCAGATCCACTAAACGATTTCGCGTATGGACCCAAGCCGCATCTCGATTACAGATGCCTGCAGAGCATTCTGAGGGAGATGGGCCACGACTTCGATATCGAACTGTTCCCCAGGGATTACAGGCTTCCGATCAAATACGTGCTGAAGCAGTACAGGTACTCGGAGAGATCTCCTGATGAGATTGTGGAGTACCTGCGCAGCACAGGCAGGCTTGATGAGGAGATGAAAGTCCGCTTCCAAAGCACCGACGCATTGCTGTACACTCTCAGAGAGGCGGAGAGCTGA